The following coding sequences are from one Rhipicephalus microplus isolate Deutch F79 chromosome 3, USDA_Rmic, whole genome shotgun sequence window:
- the LOC142804135 gene encoding uncharacterized protein LOC142804135 codes for MNALYIAATLAAVFSTTMAGYIGYGIGYGGGYGGGYGGGYGGGYGGSYGGGYGGGYGGSYGGGYGLGYDGGIGVGGVGIGSSVALLRGGPGLYKAVAGPAFLVRTVHQVDKISGGGALLAHSGLGGGYGYGGAYGYGGGYGYGGGYGYGGYGYKG; via the exons ATGAACGCCTTG tACATTGCCGCCACCCTCGCTGCTGTTTTCTCTACCACTATGGCCGGTTACATTGGTTACGGCATTGGCTACGGTGGCGGCTACGGTGGCGGCTACGGTGGCGGCTATGGCGGCGGCTACGGCGGCAGCTACGGCGGCGGCTACGGCGGCGGCTATGGCGGCAGCTACGGCGGCGGCTATGGCCTGGGATATGATGGAGGCATAGGCGTGGGCGGCGTTGGTATAGGAAGCAGCGTGGCTCTTCTTCGAGGAGGACCTGGACTGTATAAGGCTGTGGCTGGTCCGGCATTCTTGGTCAGAACCGTGCACCAAGTGGACAAGATTTCCGGTGGTGGGGCACTGCTCGCCCATTCTGGCCTCGGTGGAGGCTATGGATACGGTGGCGCCTATGGGTACGGCGGTGGCTACGGATACGGTGGCGGCTATGGATATGGAGGCTATGGTTACAAGGGTTGA